A window of Natronospira bacteriovora contains these coding sequences:
- a CDS encoding alanine/glycine:cation symporter family protein produces the protein METIGEAFQALSGFLWGPPLIILVVGGGLYFLIYSRMGPYRYFGHAIAILRGKYDDPDDPGDITHAQALSAALSGTLGLGNIAGVAVAIGMGGPGAVFWMWVTAVVGVATKFFTCTLSIMYRGRDSIGQLQGGPMYIIREGLGERWRWLAVFFCVVGLFGTLPIVQINQLTQVVRDVIFVPAELVDPDNHFTFDLIFGLLMAGIVAAVIFGGIKRVGYVAARLVPSMVAVYLLMTAGVLAAHVADLPGHLLFIVRDAFTAESIGGGVLGMITIGVMRGAFSNEAGIGTEVMAHGAAKTKEPVREGLVAMMGPVIDTLIVCTCTALVILVTGVWQQEDLGGVSMTAMAFGDVLPGELGAWVIAFVVLIFASSTMFTFWYYGAKCLGFLIGAERQHWYKYFYTLLIVVGAVVSLEAVFGLIDSAYALMAIPTMTATLMLSPKVLAAARHYFTRLKTEESGMRR, from the coding sequence ATGGAGACCATCGGCGAGGCCTTTCAGGCCCTGTCCGGCTTTCTTTGGGGGCCGCCGCTGATCATTCTGGTGGTGGGCGGGGGCCTGTACTTTCTGATCTACAGCCGCATGGGCCCCTACCGCTATTTCGGCCACGCCATCGCCATTCTGCGGGGCAAATATGATGATCCCGACGACCCCGGGGACATCACCCATGCCCAGGCCCTGTCGGCGGCACTCTCCGGGACCCTGGGGCTGGGCAATATCGCCGGGGTGGCGGTGGCCATCGGCATGGGCGGGCCAGGTGCGGTCTTCTGGATGTGGGTGACCGCCGTGGTGGGCGTGGCGACCAAGTTCTTCACCTGCACCCTGTCGATCATGTACCGGGGCCGGGACAGCATCGGCCAGCTCCAGGGCGGGCCCATGTACATCATCCGGGAAGGCCTGGGTGAACGCTGGCGCTGGCTGGCCGTCTTTTTCTGTGTCGTTGGCCTGTTCGGCACCCTGCCCATCGTGCAGATCAATCAGCTCACCCAGGTCGTGCGGGATGTGATCTTCGTGCCGGCGGAGCTGGTGGACCCTGACAATCACTTCACTTTCGATCTGATCTTCGGGCTGCTGATGGCCGGTATCGTGGCTGCGGTCATTTTTGGCGGCATCAAGCGTGTCGGTTATGTGGCCGCCCGCCTGGTGCCGAGCATGGTGGCGGTGTATCTGCTCATGACCGCCGGGGTGCTGGCCGCCCATGTGGCCGATCTGCCCGGCCACCTGCTGTTCATCGTTCGCGATGCCTTCACCGCCGAGTCCATCGGCGGCGGGGTCCTGGGCATGATCACCATCGGGGTCATGCGCGGGGCCTTCTCCAACGAGGCCGGGATCGGCACCGAGGTGATGGCCCATGGGGCGGCAAAAACCAAGGAACCGGTGCGCGAAGGGCTGGTGGCGATGATGGGGCCGGTGATCGACACCCTGATCGTCTGCACCTGCACCGCCCTGGTGATCCTGGTCACCGGTGTCTGGCAGCAGGAGGATCTGGGCGGGGTGAGCATGACCGCCATGGCATTTGGCGATGTGCTACCCGGCGAGCTGGGGGCCTGGGTAATCGCTTTCGTGGTGCTGATCTTTGCCTCCAGCACCATGTTCACCTTCTGGTACTACGGCGCCAAGTGCCTGGGCTTTCTCATCGGCGCCGAACGCCAGCACTGGTACAAATATTTCTACACCCTGCTGATTGTGGTCGGCGCGGTGGTTTCCCTGGAGGCCGTCTTCGGCCTCATCGACAGCGCGTATGCCCTGATGGCCATCCCCACCATGACGGCAACGCTGATGCTTTCACCGAAGGTGCTGGCCGCCGCACGACATTATTTTACACGCCTGAAAACCGAGGAAAGCGGCATGCGGCGTTAG
- a CDS encoding CHASE2 domain-containing serine/threonine-protein kinase — MKLNWANKDRFIGFTVTLLVALAGIGGLWKAVDGPISEWGMRLAPERAAGDRLILVEIDDDALGEYPDWTSLAAAVGETVSRVRRADAAVTALVLPSDWGLAGPVADAVLASRMDGLGPVLLGLPYRSWAPEARAQALDGGWLPDYLQASMIPASIEPSFGRTLQRRMTAAPPIPEGRLLPAFPGLADEVNGVGFLPPPADRRAIREPAALLRSDGRYLPALSLHVAAHLVGVTTSDIRVNDPSGISLGPGVRLPTDSAYRFQPHFYSDSRDLGIRRVSMGALLEGRVSDADLAGRAVLIGTTSGQWADALPTPLGERMSPVEVVAHHSTALIRGDLYSAPEWLAVLPWALLLVVGLYLAYLLPRLSLATSIAVTLLFAVLLFNIQLVMPMARMIRLDLAMPVVALLGGHALLGLKQYLADRRHVFLAELSDANRQLGEAWQAQGKLDAAFERFKRCQPGPRLLDQLYDLALDFERRRQFAKAQSVLKHIAREAPGFADVDARIRKLAVLESKMALGSGRGAVRSLVLTEDGMQKPMLGRYEIEKEIGRGAMGVVYLGRDPRIGRTVAVKTVALSEEFEGEQLEQVTARFFREAETAGRLNHPSIVTIYDVGEESDLAYIAMDYLDGSSLQRYTRPGKLLPVPTVFDIVAQVADALDYAHGHNVVHRDVKPGNMIYDRRTRRIKVTDFGVACLTDASKTKTGTILGTPSYMSPEQVLGRKVDGRSDLFSLGVTFFQMLRGELPFDGQPLATLMYKIANDRHPDVGHLRLDLPPCVGQVMDKALAKKPEDRFQRGSEMAQAIRQCRKQVVALAKRNAENNNPIAASRGRA, encoded by the coding sequence TTGAAACTCAACTGGGCCAACAAGGATCGCTTCATCGGATTCACTGTCACCCTGTTGGTGGCGTTGGCCGGTATTGGCGGTCTCTGGAAGGCGGTTGACGGTCCCATTTCCGAGTGGGGCATGCGCCTGGCGCCTGAACGGGCCGCCGGTGATCGCCTGATCCTGGTCGAGATTGATGACGATGCCCTTGGCGAGTATCCCGACTGGACCAGTCTGGCGGCCGCGGTGGGTGAAACGGTGTCGCGGGTACGTCGAGCGGATGCGGCCGTGACCGCTCTGGTATTGCCTTCGGACTGGGGTCTCGCCGGGCCGGTGGCGGATGCCGTGCTCGCCTCCCGCATGGATGGGCTCGGCCCGGTGTTGCTTGGTCTGCCCTATCGGAGCTGGGCCCCGGAGGCTCGCGCACAGGCCCTGGATGGGGGTTGGCTGCCGGATTATCTGCAGGCCAGCATGATTCCCGCCTCCATCGAACCGTCCTTCGGGCGTACGCTGCAGCGCCGCATGACGGCTGCCCCGCCGATTCCGGAAGGGCGTCTGCTGCCGGCTTTCCCCGGTCTCGCCGATGAGGTCAACGGCGTTGGCTTTCTGCCACCACCGGCTGATCGCCGCGCCATCCGGGAGCCGGCGGCGCTGCTTCGCAGCGATGGTCGCTATCTTCCGGCCCTGTCCCTGCATGTGGCGGCCCATCTGGTGGGTGTCACCACCAGCGACATTCGCGTGAATGATCCCTCGGGGATTTCCCTGGGCCCGGGGGTGCGTCTGCCGACGGACAGCGCCTATCGCTTTCAGCCCCACTTCTACAGTGACAGTCGTGACCTGGGCATCCGGCGCGTCTCCATGGGTGCCCTGCTGGAAGGGCGGGTCAGCGACGCGGATCTTGCCGGTCGCGCGGTACTGATCGGAACCACGTCGGGACAGTGGGCGGATGCATTGCCGACCCCCCTGGGCGAACGCATGAGTCCGGTGGAGGTCGTCGCACATCACAGCACCGCCCTGATCCGGGGTGACCTGTATTCGGCACCGGAATGGCTGGCTGTGCTGCCCTGGGCCCTGTTGCTGGTGGTGGGCCTCTATCTGGCCTATCTGCTGCCACGACTGAGCCTGGCCACGTCCATTGCCGTTACCCTGCTGTTCGCGGTGTTGCTGTTCAACATCCAGCTGGTCATGCCCATGGCGCGCATGATTCGACTGGATCTGGCCATGCCCGTAGTGGCCCTGCTGGGCGGGCATGCCCTGCTGGGCTTGAAGCAGTATCTTGCCGATCGGCGGCATGTGTTTCTTGCCGAGCTGTCTGATGCCAACCGGCAGCTGGGTGAAGCCTGGCAGGCCCAGGGCAAGCTGGATGCCGCCTTCGAGCGCTTCAAGCGCTGTCAGCCCGGCCCTCGCCTGCTGGATCAGCTCTACGACCTGGCGCTGGACTTCGAACGCCGGCGACAGTTCGCAAAGGCGCAGTCCGTGCTCAAGCACATCGCCCGGGAAGCGCCCGGATTCGCCGATGTGGATGCACGCATCCGCAAGCTGGCCGTACTGGAAAGCAAGATGGCCCTTGGCAGCGGTCGTGGTGCGGTACGCAGCCTGGTGCTCACCGAAGACGGCATGCAGAAGCCCATGCTGGGCCGCTACGAAATTGAAAAGGAGATAGGCCGGGGTGCCATGGGGGTGGTCTATCTGGGCCGGGATCCGCGCATCGGCCGCACGGTGGCCGTCAAGACCGTGGCGCTTTCCGAGGAATTCGAAGGCGAACAACTCGAGCAGGTCACCGCGCGGTTCTTCCGTGAAGCGGAAACCGCCGGGCGCCTCAATCACCCCAGCATCGTCACCATCTATGATGTGGGTGAGGAATCCGATCTCGCCTACATCGCCATGGACTATCTGGATGGCAGCAGCCTCCAGCGTTACACCCGCCCCGGCAAGCTATTGCCGGTGCCGACGGTGTTCGACATCGTGGCTCAGGTGGCGGACGCCCTGGATTATGCCCATGGCCACAATGTGGTTCATCGTGACGTGAAGCCCGGCAACATGATCTATGATCGCCGCACCCGGCGTATCAAGGTCACGGATTTCGGCGTGGCCTGCCTCACGGATGCCAGCAAGACGAAGACCGGCACCATTCTCGGCACCCCGTCCTACATGTCGCCGGAACAGGTGCTCGGCCGCAAGGTGGATGGCCGTTCGGATCTCTTTTCCCTTGGGGTGACGTTTTTCCAGATGCTGCGGGGCGAGCTGCCCTTTGATGGCCAGCCACTGGCGACCCTGATGTACAAGATTGCCAACGACCGCCATCCTGACGTGGGCCATCTGCGCCTGGATTTGCCGCCCTGTGTGGGCCAGGTCATGGACAAGGCCCTGGCCAAGAAGCCGGAAGACCGTTTCCAGCGCGGTTCGGAAATGGCTCAGGCCATCCGCCAGTGTCGCAAGCAGGTGGTCGCCCTGGCCAAGCGTAACGCCGAGAACAACAATCCCATTGCCGCATCCCGTGGAAGAGCCTGA
- the rlmM gene encoding 23S rRNA (cytidine(2498)-2'-O)-methyltransferase RlmM, translating to MGSKPDKAADLPSCDSWLVHCRAGYEGNCAAELTEYLHLRGVPAAYAMAARGEAWLRLVNPMPENGPDLATLVPDDAIFPRQIIPLWRWLEALPTADRVTAIIEALPAGRDFNGLQISYPDSNEGKSLGRLIKPLSVALRQGMRSRGITLERNGAPCLHLFFPDGRRVSIGHTRDDREPVGGVMRLRMPGAAPSRSTLKLDEAFRRLMGEEERGSLLSPGQRAVDLGAAPGGWTWQMVRRHIHVTAVDNGPMAPELMESGLVTHVRADGFTWRPERAVDWLLCDIVDKPARVGQRMSRWLVEGWTRHAVFNLKLPMKQAWPTVRDLLRQLREELAESRPTVVVRARHLYHDREEITVIALDKG from the coding sequence ATGGGCTCAAAGCCTGACAAGGCTGCCGACCTGCCTTCCTGTGACAGCTGGCTGGTGCATTGCCGTGCCGGCTACGAAGGCAACTGTGCAGCCGAACTCACTGAATACCTCCACTTGCGGGGCGTCCCCGCGGCCTACGCCATGGCCGCCAGGGGCGAGGCCTGGCTGCGCCTGGTCAATCCGATGCCGGAGAACGGCCCGGATCTGGCCACACTGGTGCCGGATGATGCGATCTTCCCGAGACAGATCATTCCGCTCTGGCGCTGGCTGGAGGCGTTGCCAACCGCGGATCGCGTCACAGCAATCATTGAGGCACTGCCCGCCGGACGGGATTTCAACGGACTCCAGATCAGTTACCCGGACAGCAATGAGGGCAAATCCCTTGGCCGCCTGATCAAACCCCTGTCGGTGGCGCTGCGTCAGGGAATGAGGTCACGGGGCATCACACTTGAGCGGAACGGGGCGCCCTGCCTGCATCTGTTCTTTCCCGATGGCCGGCGGGTCAGCATCGGCCACACGAGGGATGACCGCGAGCCGGTCGGTGGCGTCATGCGCCTGCGTATGCCCGGTGCCGCACCCAGCCGTTCCACCCTGAAGCTGGATGAAGCCTTCCGCCGCCTGATGGGGGAGGAAGAACGGGGATCCCTGCTCTCGCCCGGTCAGCGGGCAGTGGACCTGGGCGCTGCACCGGGCGGATGGACCTGGCAGATGGTTCGTCGGCACATTCACGTGACCGCCGTTGATAACGGGCCGATGGCGCCGGAGCTGATGGAATCCGGCCTGGTGACCCATGTTCGGGCCGATGGCTTTACCTGGCGCCCGGAACGGGCGGTGGACTGGCTGCTTTGCGACATCGTGGACAAGCCGGCCCGGGTGGGCCAGCGCATGAGCCGGTGGCTGGTGGAAGGCTGGACGCGGCATGCGGTCTTCAATCTGAAACTGCCCATGAAACAGGCCTGGCCGACGGTACGTGACCTTCTGCGCCAGCTGCGGGAAGAGCTGGCGGAAAGCCGCCCCACGGTGGTCGTGCGAGCCCGCCACCTTTATCACGACCGGGAGGAAATTACCGTGATCGCCCTGGACAAGGGCTGA
- a CDS encoding substrate-binding periplasmic protein, which yields MSTRTTLSFLFLALLAALTAGCAEEAEQKGDYVEGAGDAPKTLDCQLTMGWDPWEPYQYLTPAGDVAGLDVELIKAAAHHAGCAIVFEQGDFVSLLQRLREGDVDFLPGATLTEARQQFAYFSQPYREETFSLWVRAEDQELFADASLASLLENRRRVGYTEGFIYGEEAERLMADPQYEALLVSARIGDLNLLRLIEHDIDALIEDPFVAASIQRRLGLSDQVVALDQVLESAEVRLMFSRESVDEETVERFNEGLERVIEDGTRDRVTARYRRD from the coding sequence ATGAGCACTCGAACAACCCTGTCCTTTCTCTTTCTCGCATTACTGGCCGCGCTGACGGCAGGCTGTGCGGAGGAGGCCGAGCAGAAGGGAGATTACGTGGAGGGTGCAGGGGATGCGCCGAAGACATTGGACTGTCAGCTGACGATGGGCTGGGACCCCTGGGAACCGTACCAGTACCTCACGCCCGCCGGGGACGTGGCGGGCCTGGACGTGGAACTGATCAAGGCCGCCGCCCATCACGCCGGTTGCGCCATCGTCTTCGAACAGGGCGATTTCGTGTCCCTGCTTCAGCGGCTGCGCGAGGGTGATGTGGATTTCCTACCCGGAGCGACACTGACCGAGGCCCGCCAGCAGTTTGCCTATTTCAGTCAGCCCTATCGGGAAGAAACCTTTTCCCTGTGGGTGCGGGCCGAGGATCAGGAACTGTTTGCGGATGCCAGCCTGGCCAGTCTGCTGGAGAACCGTCGCCGAGTGGGTTACACGGAAGGCTTCATTTACGGTGAAGAAGCCGAACGCCTGATGGCGGATCCACAATACGAAGCGTTGCTGGTAAGCGCCCGAATCGGCGACCTCAATCTGCTACGTCTCATTGAGCACGATATCGACGCCTTGATCGAAGATCCCTTCGTGGCGGCTTCCATTCAGCGTCGCCTGGGGCTCAGCGACCAGGTGGTCGCACTTGACCAGGTACTGGAAAGCGCAGAAGTCCGACTGATGTTCAGCCGTGAAAGCGTGGATGAGGAGACTGTCGAGCGCTTCAATGAAGGCCTTGAACGGGTCATTGAAGATGGCACCCGGGATCGGGTCACGGCCCGCTATCGGCGGGATTGA
- a CDS encoding M13 family metallopeptidase, whose protein sequence is MKRHLMVLLAVSLPLAACDQDGSRDGEGEQTVERGLGVDLDNMDPSVRPQDDFFRFVNGRWLAETEIPSDRARYGAFDQLSEQAERDLRVLVEEVSEEENVEDGSAAQMIRDFYRSYMDEERLESLGMTPIEGLLGDIAAIEDHEALRELMAELPFRGVGNPFSFFVRQDAQNSDRYISYLNQSGLGLPDRDYYFDDGNAEIRDAYVAHVTEMLALAGHDEPAVAAANIMRLETRLAEHHWTRVQNRDPVATYNLKSLDDLLELAPAFDWSAFIADLGVDAAEGVVVRQPDYLTAVAEIIRDTDIDIWRDYFQWRALSSYASLLSSDFSDASFDFRGRVLQGTEEQRPRWERAISGLNSTLGFQLGKLYVERHYDDQASARMAELVDNLMVAFEETLRDTPWMSPETRDEALDKLANFNTKIGYPDTWRDYDGLEIRAGELVGNYKRSRAFEYQRMLNRLGQEVDRDEWFMTPQTVNAYYSPSMTEIVFPAAILQPPFFDVNADDAVNYGAIGAVIGHEISHGFDDSGRRVDGDGNLRDWWSEDSEAEFQRRAQVLVEQFSAEEPIEGLNINGQATLGENIADHGGLRVAWRAYQLSLEGQEAPVIEGFTGEQRFFLGWGQIWRILFREEALRQHLQTRPHSPGEFRVNTTLRNIPGFYEAFDVQPGDAMYLPKDERADIW, encoded by the coding sequence ATGAAACGACACCTGATGGTGTTGCTGGCGGTGTCATTGCCGCTGGCGGCCTGTGACCAGGATGGTTCGCGGGATGGCGAAGGGGAGCAGACGGTCGAGCGCGGTCTGGGCGTGGATCTCGACAACATGGATCCCTCGGTGCGACCGCAGGATGACTTCTTCCGCTTCGTCAACGGCCGCTGGCTGGCCGAGACGGAAATCCCCTCGGATCGTGCCCGTTACGGGGCTTTCGATCAGCTCAGTGAGCAGGCCGAACGAGATTTGCGCGTGCTGGTGGAAGAAGTCTCCGAGGAGGAGAACGTCGAGGACGGCTCCGCCGCCCAGATGATCCGCGATTTCTATCGCAGCTACATGGACGAAGAGCGCCTGGAAAGCCTGGGCATGACCCCCATCGAAGGGTTGCTGGGCGATATTGCGGCCATTGAAGACCATGAGGCGCTGCGTGAACTGATGGCCGAACTGCCCTTCCGCGGTGTGGGGAATCCATTCAGTTTCTTTGTCCGTCAGGACGCACAGAATTCGGACCGCTACATCAGCTACCTGAATCAGTCCGGCCTGGGTCTCCCTGACCGGGATTACTATTTTGATGATGGCAATGCCGAGATCCGCGACGCCTACGTGGCCCATGTCACCGAAATGCTCGCTCTCGCCGGGCACGACGAACCGGCGGTCGCGGCCGCCAACATCATGCGTCTGGAAACCCGCCTGGCCGAGCATCACTGGACCCGGGTGCAGAACCGGGACCCGGTTGCCACCTATAATCTGAAGTCCCTCGACGATCTGCTCGAGCTGGCCCCCGCCTTTGACTGGTCCGCCTTCATCGCTGATCTTGGCGTGGATGCCGCCGAAGGCGTGGTGGTTCGTCAGCCGGATTACCTGACGGCGGTGGCGGAAATCATCCGGGACACCGATATCGATATCTGGCGGGATTACTTCCAGTGGCGGGCCCTGAGCAGTTACGCCTCCCTCCTGTCCAGTGACTTCTCCGACGCCAGCTTCGATTTCCGTGGCCGTGTCCTTCAGGGAACCGAAGAGCAGCGTCCGCGTTGGGAACGAGCCATCAGCGGTCTCAACAGCACCCTCGGATTCCAGCTGGGCAAGCTCTACGTGGAACGTCATTACGATGATCAAGCCAGTGCGCGCATGGCCGAGCTGGTGGACAATCTCATGGTGGCCTTCGAGGAAACGCTGCGGGATACACCCTGGATGAGCCCCGAGACCCGTGACGAGGCGCTGGACAAGCTGGCCAATTTCAATACCAAGATCGGATATCCGGACACATGGCGTGATTACGACGGCCTCGAGATTCGGGCCGGCGAGCTGGTGGGCAATTACAAGCGTTCGCGGGCCTTCGAGTACCAGCGCATGCTGAACCGCCTCGGCCAGGAAGTGGATCGTGATGAATGGTTCATGACGCCACAGACGGTGAACGCCTACTATTCCCCGTCCATGACGGAGATCGTCTTTCCGGCCGCCATCCTGCAGCCACCCTTTTTTGATGTGAATGCCGATGATGCTGTCAATTACGGGGCCATCGGGGCCGTCATTGGTCATGAAATCAGTCATGGCTTTGATGATTCCGGTCGCCGCGTGGATGGAGACGGCAACCTGCGGGACTGGTGGTCGGAGGACTCGGAAGCGGAATTCCAGCGCCGCGCCCAGGTGCTGGTTGAGCAGTTCAGTGCCGAGGAACCGATAGAAGGCCTCAACATCAATGGCCAGGCGACCCTGGGTGAGAACATTGCCGACCACGGCGGCCTTCGGGTGGCCTGGCGCGCCTATCAACTGTCCCTGGAAGGGCAGGAGGCACCGGTGATCGAAGGCTTCACCGGCGAGCAGCGATTCTTCCTTGGCTGGGGACAGATCTGGCGCATTCTGTTCCGTGAAGAGGCTCTGCGTCAGCACCTGCAGACCCGTCCCCATTCGCCGGGTGAATTCCGGGTGAACACCACGCTGCGCAATATTCCGGGATTCTATGAGGCCTTCGATGTACAGCCCGGTGACGCCATGTATCTGCCCAAGGATGAGCGGGCCGACATCTGGTGA
- a CDS encoding PilZ domain-containing protein, with the protein MAELEKTPRNGGNSDRRVFERIDTQHPVKVLDAQGHAHPALALDISLTGLQILCNMATAAKLLPESALEGRFQGEELRVQMQLPLKDGRYSDVDARCRVVAARPDDDDRFRIGLRYIWFENYTYDDLERFIDDWLS; encoded by the coding sequence ATGGCTGAACTGGAAAAGACCCCGCGGAACGGTGGCAACAGCGATCGTCGGGTTTTTGAACGCATTGATACCCAGCATCCGGTCAAGGTGCTGGATGCCCAGGGGCACGCTCATCCGGCCCTGGCATTGGACATCTCCCTGACCGGTCTGCAGATTCTGTGCAACATGGCGACGGCCGCGAAATTGTTGCCGGAGTCGGCGCTGGAAGGTCGTTTCCAGGGCGAGGAACTGCGGGTGCAGATGCAACTGCCCCTGAAGGACGGCCGTTATTCGGATGTGGATGCCCGTTGCCGCGTGGTGGCGGCCCGCCCGGATGACGATGACCGTTTCCGTATCGGCCTTCGTTACATCTGGTTCGAGAACTACACCTATGATGACCTTGAACGTTTCATCGACGACTGGCTGAGCTAG
- the msrA gene encoding peptide-methionine (S)-S-oxide reductase MsrA, translating into MAERTATFGAGCFWGVEARFREIDGVLDTQVGYLGGDYQNPSYEDVCSGRTGHAEVVQIVYDSDKVSYPELLAVFWEMHDPTSLNRQGPDVGTQYRSAIFYHDPEQQAEAEASRAALDASGRYPRPIVTEITAASTFYRAEEYHQRYLEKKGLSSCAI; encoded by the coding sequence ATGGCAGAGAGAACCGCAACCTTTGGTGCCGGATGTTTCTGGGGTGTCGAGGCCCGATTCCGGGAAATCGACGGCGTACTGGATACCCAGGTGGGTTATCTGGGAGGAGATTACCAGAATCCCAGCTATGAAGATGTGTGCAGCGGCCGCACCGGACACGCGGAGGTCGTTCAGATAGTCTATGATTCGGATAAGGTGAGCTATCCGGAACTGCTGGCGGTCTTCTGGGAGATGCACGACCCCACCAGCCTCAATCGGCAGGGGCCGGATGTGGGGACCCAGTATCGCTCCGCGATCTTCTACCACGATCCGGAGCAGCAGGCGGAGGCCGAGGCCTCTCGGGCGGCGCTGGACGCTTCGGGGCGGTATCCGCGCCCCATCGTGACCGAAATCACGGCCGCCTCCACATTCTATCGGGCAGAAGAGTATCATCAGCGTTATCTGGAGAAGAAAGGTCTGTCGAGTTGTGCCATCTGA
- a CDS encoding NRAMP family divalent metal transporter, producing MVESSRAGQYAFLKTLGPGLIMAGAAVGVSHLVQATRAGAEYGYLLIGLVLLTCLLKFPFLEFGPRYAAATGESLLDGYRRLGRWAITLYALITFGTMFVILASVTLVTAGLAARIFGPGLSTTVWAALVLAACGLILLLGRFRGLDLSMKLIMAALALITLVAVTLALASPAAQEAAVAAPPLASLWNAAAIGFLLALMGWMPIPLDVAAWHSIWTLERRRQSGHQPSLSHALLDFRIGYIGATLLAVGFLILGAVVMFGSGSRFSDNAVQFSSQFAQLYGSVLGDWSVPVILAAALVVMFSTTLAVSDAYPRVLSALSSFLRPSLVIRAASRRLLYLIFFLAMGVGALSLISLFGKRLTTLIDFATTVSFLSAPVLAWLNYRLVCGEHMPVHARPGRGLRLLSLLGIVFLCAFCAVWLGWRLMA from the coding sequence ATGGTGGAATCAAGCCGGGCGGGGCAATATGCTTTTCTGAAAACACTGGGGCCGGGCCTGATCATGGCCGGGGCGGCCGTCGGGGTCTCTCATCTGGTACAGGCCACCCGCGCCGGGGCTGAGTATGGCTATCTGCTGATCGGGCTGGTGCTGCTCACCTGCCTGCTCAAGTTTCCCTTCCTGGAATTCGGCCCACGCTATGCGGCGGCCACCGGGGAAAGCCTGCTGGACGGTTATCGCCGCCTGGGACGCTGGGCGATCACTCTGTACGCCCTGATCACCTTTGGCACCATGTTCGTCATTCTCGCCAGCGTCACTCTGGTCACGGCCGGCCTGGCTGCCCGCATCTTCGGGCCGGGGCTTTCCACCACGGTCTGGGCGGCTCTGGTGCTGGCGGCCTGCGGGCTGATTCTCCTGCTTGGCCGCTTCCGCGGTCTGGATCTGAGCATGAAGCTGATCATGGCCGCCCTGGCCCTGATCACACTGGTGGCGGTCACCCTGGCCCTGGCCAGCCCCGCAGCTCAGGAGGCCGCCGTGGCTGCCCCCCCGCTGGCCAGTCTCTGGAATGCGGCCGCCATTGGCTTCCTGCTGGCACTGATGGGCTGGATGCCCATTCCACTGGATGTGGCCGCCTGGCACTCCATCTGGACTCTGGAACGGCGTCGGCAAAGTGGCCATCAGCCCAGCCTTTCACATGCCCTGCTGGATTTCCGGATCGGCTATATCGGCGCCACCCTGCTGGCCGTGGGCTTCCTGATTCTGGGCGCGGTGGTCATGTTCGGCAGCGGCAGCCGCTTCTCCGACAATGCCGTGCAGTTTTCCAGCCAGTTTGCCCAGCTCTACGGCAGTGTGCTCGGCGACTGGAGTGTGCCGGTGATTCTCGCGGCGGCACTGGTGGTCATGTTCAGCACCACCCTGGCCGTGAGTGATGCCTACCCCCGAGTGCTCAGCGCCCTCAGTAGTTTTCTGAGGCCTTCACTGGTGATTCGCGCAGCTTCCCGTCGCCTGCTGTACCTGATCTTCTTCCTGGCGATGGGGGTGGGCGCACTGAGTCTGATCAGCCTCTTCGGGAAGCGGCTCACCACCCTGATCGACTTCGCCACGACCGTGTCCTTCCTCTCCGCCCCGGTGCTGGCGTGGCTGAACTATCGCCTGGTCTGCGGTGAACACATGCCCGTCCATGCACGGCCGGGCCGCGGACTGCGGCTGCTGAGCCTGCTCGGCATCGTTTTTCTGTGTGCTTTTTGCGCCGTCTGGCTGGGCTGGCGGCTCATGGCGTAA
- a CDS encoding 2TM domain-containing protein produces MDNPYRQAEARRRGRRDFYIHLGLFLLTVPAVLLMDWLIQSDRMPSLWLALLWAIGLALHAFSLLEPLRRLARLLDRLGGA; encoded by the coding sequence ATGGATAACCCCTACAGGCAGGCAGAAGCCCGCCGACGCGGTCGAAGGGATTTCTATATCCACCTGGGCCTGTTTCTGCTCACGGTTCCGGCCGTGCTGTTGATGGACTGGCTGATCCAGAGTGACCGCATGCCTTCGCTCTGGCTGGCTCTGCTCTGGGCCATCGGCCTTGCCCTGCATGCCTTTTCCCTGCTGGAACCGTTGCGACGTCTTGCCCGCCTGCTGGATCGCCTGGGCGGTGCCTGA